The region TTTTATGGAAGCAGGCTTTAACTATTTTGATACTGCTCGTGTGTATTTGGATGGCGACAGTGAAATTGCCATTCGTGAATGTGTGGCAAAGCGTTATCCGAGAGAAAGCTTTGTGTTGGCAAACAAACTCTCTCCCTGGATTTATAATTCCGAAGAAGAAATCCGTCCCTTGTTTGAAAGTCAGCTGGAATCTTGTGGCGTGGACTATTTTGATGTGTATATCTTCCATTGTATGAATCGTGATTTGTATCAGAAAAATCTTCGTTGCAATTCTTTTGAAACTGTGAAACAGTTAAAAGAAGAGGGCAAAGTGAAACATATTGCCATGTCTTTTCACGATACCGCAGATGTGTTGGATAAAATTTTAACCGAACAACCTTTTATTGAGTTTGTGCAGATTCAGTTTAATTATTTAGATTATGATGACGCAGGCGTGCAGAGCAAAGCCTGCTATGATGTGTGCCGAAAACACGGAAAAAAAGTAATTGTAATGGAACCTGTTAAGGGCGGCACGCTGGTGAATCTTCCCAAAGAAGCAAAAGAGTTTTTAGCACAAAATTCAAAAAATTCCGAGGCGGAATTTGCTATCCGTTTTGCCGCAAGTTTTCCCGATGTGGAAATGGTATTGTCGGGAATGGGCAATATGGATATGATTACCGAGAATATTGCCTTTATGAAAGGCTTTGTTCCTTTTAGTGAGGAAGAAATGCAACTTTCCGAAGAACTGAGAAATTTAATTCGCACCGTTCGTCAGATTCCATGTACGGGTTGTCGTTACTGTGTGGACGATTGCCCTAAGAAAATTCAAATTCCGGATGTGTTCACGG is a window of Oscillospiraceae bacterium DNA encoding:
- a CDS encoding 4Fe-4S dicluster domain-containing protein, with translation MLFEKVKKNFGFGFMRLPMIEKAVDYEQVNQMVDAFMEAGFNYFDTARVYLDGDSEIAIRECVAKRYPRESFVLANKLSPWIYNSEEEIRPLFESQLESCGVDYFDVYIFHCMNRDLYQKNLRCNSFETVKQLKEEGKVKHIAMSFHDTADVLDKILTEQPFIEFVQIQFNYLDYDDAGVQSKACYDVCRKHGKKVIVMEPVKGGTLVNLPKEAKEFLAQNSKNSEAEFAIRFAASFPDVEMVLSGMGNMDMITENIAFMKGFVPFSEEEMQLSEELRNLIRTVRQIPCTGCRYCVDDCPKKIQIPDVFTVYNKHLAAESVWEETKQILQEKYANVKDCIQCGVCEGHCPQNINIKETIKLLGESI